Proteins from a single region of Desulfobaccales bacterium:
- a CDS encoding glycosyltransferase family 9 protein, with the protein MKEPAKIILIRRDNIGDLVCTTPAVAALRRAFPRARLALLANTYNAVILQGHPDLDVLYTVQKPKHAPERAKAAVLWENFRVFRQIRRERFDVAVACGSFTPTLAHHTFLTGARMRLGYVRRPRRFPWYTHPQAEPMDPCHEVEKVCRLLHPLGVTEAPGPLRLFPDPEELARFRAQVTVHPATAGKPLLAVAISARTPNKCWPLMHFAELLEALLAEGRLGVVLLWAPGSAHNPLFPGDDEAAAGLRARFGERLLAYPTPGLPALVAALFGVDLVVTPDTGSLHIAAAARKPTVALMPPENVAGWYPWQTPARVLTDPAGVAAVPTPAVLAAVRELAADHLG; encoded by the coding sequence CCCTCCGCCGGGCCTTTCCCCGGGCCCGGCTGGCGCTCTTGGCCAACACCTACAACGCCGTGATTCTTCAGGGCCACCCGGACCTGGATGTGCTTTATACGGTGCAGAAACCCAAGCATGCCCCGGAGCGGGCCAAGGCCGCAGTCCTGTGGGAGAACTTCCGGGTCTTCCGGCAGATCCGCCGGGAGAGATTTGATGTGGCCGTGGCCTGCGGCTCTTTCACCCCCACCCTGGCGCACCACACCTTTTTGACCGGCGCCCGGATGCGCCTGGGCTATGTGCGCCGGCCGCGGCGCTTTCCCTGGTATACCCACCCCCAGGCCGAGCCCATGGACCCCTGCCATGAAGTGGAGAAGGTCTGCCGGTTGCTTCACCCCCTGGGGGTGACCGAAGCGCCGGGGCCCCTCAGGCTCTTCCCGGACCCGGAAGAGCTGGCCCGCTTCCGGGCGCAGGTCACAGTCCACCCGGCCACGGCGGGCAAACCCCTCCTCGCCGTGGCCATCAGCGCCCGCACCCCCAACAAGTGTTGGCCGCTTATGCATTTTGCCGAACTCCTCGAGGCGCTGCTGGCGGAGGGCCGCCTGGGGGTGGTGCTGCTGTGGGCCCCGGGTTCGGCCCACAACCCCCTCTTTCCCGGGGATGACGAGGCCGCGGCAGGCTTGCGGGCCCGGTTCGGGGAGCGCCTGCTGGCTTACCCCACCCCCGGTCTGCCGGCCCTGGTGGCGGCGCTGTTCGGGGTGGACCTGGTGGTGACCCCGGACACCGGCTCTCTGCACATCGCCGCGGCGGCCAGGAAACCCACGGTGGCCCTGATGCCCCCGGAGAACGTGGCCGGCTGGTATCCGTGGCAAACGCCTGCCCGGGTGCTCACCGACCCGGCCGGGGTGGCCGCCGTCCCCACTCCGGCGGTGCTGGCGGCGGTGAGGGAGCTTGCTGCCGACCATCTGGGATAG